One part of the Humulus lupulus chromosome 9, drHumLupu1.1, whole genome shotgun sequence genome encodes these proteins:
- the LOC133801767 gene encoding uncharacterized protein LOC133801767 produces the protein MALREAQRERALKYTSRHRTSRRGLANVREDLKTELGVADVERYQVWIRAREKRKVLVTDLDKQIEARINELKEKVSSGEIIAKGRNDILTQALGTPEHPGRVRALGSFAKISSVFGRKPKIATEMADVVSKKDAEIARLKAELKALEEEKAKQAGGIDDMDEHDNDDEQSDEEYHTPYMQDDTPYMQDVLLCSDNIHNVVAEGVIIDGVGPLTIHGVQLTDEYARVRVTKMLQEDAKIPCSVGEIHYVRDTYDTFLPWPKDLIMTDQV, from the exons atg gctttgcgggaagcacaacgtgaaagagctctcaaatatacttcgaggcatcgtacatctcgtagagggcttgccaatgttagagaggaccTG aaaactgaactaggtgtggcagatgtagaacggtaccaagtatggataagagcacgagaaaagaggaaggttcttgtcacagatttggacaaacaaattgaagcaagaatt aatgagctgaaagaaaaagttagtagtggagaaatcattgcaaagggtcggaatgacatattaacgcaagctttagggacacctgagcacccagggcgtgttagagcacttgg gtcgtttgcgaagatttcgtccgtctttggaagaaaaccaaaaatagcaacagaaatggctgatgttgttagtaagaaagatgcagaaattgcgaggctcaaagcagaacttaaagctttagaggaggaaaaagctaaacaagcaggtgggatagatgatatggatgaacacgacaatgatgacgagcagagcgacgaagaataccacacaccgtacatgcaggatgacacaccgtacatgcaggatgtgttactttgttcggataatattcataatgtggtggcagagggtgttatcattgatggggtgggtccactgactattcatggtgttcaactgacagacgaatacgcgagggtgcgagtcaccaaaatgttacaagaggatgctaaaatcccatgttctgttggggagatacactatgttcgagatacttatgacacattccttccttggccaaaagatttaattatgactgaccaggtataa